The genomic stretch gaggacgaggataGTGTTTGTACACCTTACATATTCAGTCTCGGCCCCCAATTGCTAACATTTCCTTCCAGGacatcgacatcatcaccgagaGAAAAGACAACTCCCAGCCCGCCCCTCCACCGTGAGTTCTACCTCCTACCCACCGCTTGCGCCAAAACTGACAATCATCCCAGACAATCCAAATACAGCGAGATCCGAAATATTCCCCAACGATCAACAACCGCCCCCGAAGGcgcccccccaaaacaatCCCCCTCCGTCCCCCGCGAGGAGCCccgccagcaacaacaaaccgAGCTACCCCCGGTGTCAACCTCCAAGATCGATGTCAACGCCATCCCGATCCACAAGCCCACCGGCAAGCCCCTCACACAAGTAAACATTGACGAAGACCTCCCAGATAACGACAAGCCCTGGCGCAAACCGGGCACCGATCTGTCGGATTACTTCAACTACGGCTTTGACGAGTTCACCTGGGCTCTCTATGCCCAGAAGCAGGAGGCCATGCGCGGGGAGTATAACCAGGATGCTATCGCTCAGAACAACAcaaagatgatggaggagatgaccaaaatgatgatgatgggcggcATGATgcctggtgctggtgggccAGGCGGACCGGGGATGGGTGTTCCTGGCGGTGGTTCTCAAATGCAAGGGATGGATGGTATGGCACCAGAGATGCAGGCGATGATGCAGCAGATGATGGCGAGTGGGATGGATCCGAGCCAGATGGGCGATATGAGTGGCATGTTCCAGGGTGGGCAGCAACCTGGTGGTCCTGGTGGGCagcaaggtcaaggagggTTTGGTCagggtgggtttggggggaatCAAGGGCAGGGTTATGGATATGACCAGcagatgggtggtgggagagggaggggaagaagggggaggtggtagatgtgtgtgtggtgtgagTATACGATACCCTTAAAGTGGATTACTGGATCAGGATAATGTTATGTCAAGGCAAGGAGTTATATTGGTACACGTTGTTTCTACATTCAGACTGTGACGCATGTTACTATTCGGTGGGACAAGCATTCCGTGGTCTGATGAACCCCTTTACATCTGATCGATCCATCATTTTAGCTCTCGAATTCAGTGATGCTCACCTTAAGCCCATGTCTTTGCACCCACTATGGCAGCTCAGCTTTGTGATCCCGTTTTATGCAACATGGTGTTTTATCACAGTGCCGTTGTTTCTTGGCCCCTAGAGAAGAGAGTTGATGCACAAATGTGCGTCTTCGCTCCCTCGTCTTGGTGGTCCCGCTTTATCCACCCCTGATGGAAGACGTCCTACCTACCCAATAATGGAACGGGCTGAGGATGGCAATtctggggtggaggagggtgattAAAGAACTGGGGGTATTGATTTGAATGAGGAAAGGTTGGAAGAAGTGGTGGTGTGAGTCGGGGCTGGCACTGTGGAGAGGTGTGCatggagagaaaagaagaaaaaattAGGAGGAAAataaggaaaataaaaatagaTCAAGAAAGGAACCCTAGGCATATTGATTGAGCTCGTGATTATAATACTTCTGCGGAACCTTCAAGCTGAGACTATTTtgagaaaaaaaaccacaaTTATTCGTGTGAAGCTCGGAATATAAACCTAACCAAGACCCTTGATAAACCTCATTTGCTCACGAATCAGTTTTCCCGAAAAACTCAAGTGCTCGTAGAGCTTTGGAGGGGCATTCGCGTGTTCTATTTGCTCCCTGCTCTCTGCTCATGTAAGTGATGGATCCAGTAGTTGTGCAAGTGGTGTGTTCTGAGCAACTGTATGAGCGGGCGGCGAATCCAGTAAAAGGGGTTTTGAATGGCGACGGTCTGTTCTGGTGTCAGACATACCGTGCCACCAAAGCAGGTCCAAGACGGTCCGCATTCCTCATGCCACATCCTTTGTCCCTGAGATCAGAATACAAAACCACACCCACAAGTCTAGCGAACTGCCCGCTCTCCCATCTCCGTATCTGCACTTTTAGCCTTCCCCCACCTAGCCAAAATCCTCCGCAACCTCCCTTGACGTTTCCCCTTCTGCTTAGTCGACGGTGTTTCTGGCTCTATTCCACTTACTCTCTCACCGCCAGAAAGAGCTAAGGATATAGTCGATCTCCTTCGTAAAGACCTCGTCCTCCGAGACCGCGCCTCAATCGACCactcttctccatcctctcgCTCGCTACCCCCAGCTGAATCAAAATCAAACCAATCCGGATAGTGGCGGTCCGAGTCTGACCCTCGGTGGCTTTTGCGATCTGCCGAGCGAGAGCGAGGTTCGGACCGGAAATGCCCCCTTCGTGGATATTCAAAGGACGAGTCTGTATCGCTTTCCTCCTCAGACATGGACCAGTACGAGCTGCTGACGTCGCTCCTTGGTCGTCGTGGGCGGCGTACTGATCTGTTTGCTTTCTTTCTGCCCATGAGGCAGAGCCCAATGGCCACCAACATTGGTAGTACAATACACATGAAGAGTGTGTTGCCAATACGAGATAGAAAGCGGCGGATCCCAGTCAGAAAGTGGTGGAGCGGGTAGTCAGTGACGTATCTGTCATTCCAACGGCTACCACTGAAAGGACTCCGTCTGCTCCGTTGGAGATACCGTTGCCACTTCCACAGGCGACGAAGCCCTGGGATATGGGTGTGGAAGGTGAATGTGCCAAATAGTTTGGCGTAACCGGGATCGTTGCTGCCGGCAGAGTACCTAAGCGGTCCAAACCAATTCAACCATCCCCCATGTTGGACAGGTTTGTTCAAAGAGGCAGTCTTTCCTCGGGACTTTGGCGGTGGAAATTGATGATCAACAACTGTGGTTTCCTTGTCTGAGTCGTAATCGCCGGTACGTAGTATAACCCCAGTTTGACCGTCGACACCAGGAGCCTTGTTACCACCGCCTTGTGCGTCCTTCTTTTTTACAAGGCGACGATATGCCTTCCGAACAGCGTCAGACAGGTCGTTCACGTAAACCGCTATGCTGACTAATGGTGTGAAAATGGAAGCAGAGATGCCAACTGTGACATGGTCCAATGTTAGCACTCAGCGATTTGTAGACGACAGTTTTTGCGAGCTTACACAGATAACCGCAAACTTGACCGAGCGGCCACGAGGTTTCTTCTGAGGCCTCATCTTTGGGGAAGATATCGACGTCCAAAGCAAAGAAACTGGCCATAAAAGATAGCGGCAGCTAGGGTTTCCCATGATTAGCATCAAAATACCAGGAACAAAGCGCCGGACAACCTACAAAGATGGCTGTCACAATTGTGAAGAAGAGAATTGTCTGGGCGACTCGTCAGCAAGGACATCATAAGATGGGAACTTGGAACCTCACATTTCCCTGTCTCTGCGTTTCTTCCGACCCTTCACGTGAAAATCGCGCCTCCCAGCCGTTCGCGTGTTTCTGTTTCAAGTCAAGAAGACTTTCCAGCTGTCATTGAAGATTAATAACGGCGAAGGCTCTCAGGGCCTTTTTGCGCCAAAACTCACCAAGGATTAGACTTTTTCGGCCACTTCCAACATGTTTGTGACGACTCGGATGTGACCTTGAACAATGCCGAGGGTCCCATACATCAGGTCAgggtgggtgaggagagCTTTCTGCTTCTTCGTTTCTGGCTTGTTTACCCGGTCGGACAAGGCCGTCGGTCCCCATTCCTCCTGATCTCGCCTTTTCGCCTCTAGGCTTTTTGTCAGTTGTGGTGGGGGTCCTGCCGCCTGTTGTTCAGATcgtccttccttccccttcctctttaACTCTCCTTGGCTTGAACTTCGAGCGAGTTCTCCACCGTTGGAACATTCACCACCTTGTATTGAACTGTCGGTTGGGAGAGTTCCAGTGGCCTGTTGATGGCACAGGACCTCTTGGAAGTGAACATGCCTAGGTGGCACATCTGACCCAACCTTCGAGGTATCGTTTACTACCGGCCCCTGCCCAAAGGCTCGAAGCAATTCCCTTACTAAACCTTCAATTTCATGGTTCCGCAGCGGCTTATCGGCGTCATCTTCCCCGTCGCTTTCGTCATCTCTCCCTTTCTTAGGGTAGAGTAGCAAAAGACTCTGAAGCACCGTCTCCTGTTGTGACAAAATAGTCTTGATAATGGTTAGCTCATCCTGGATGTCCATAATCTCAATGAGAAGCTTTGTCTCCTCGTCAAGGCGTAAGAGGGACTCGatctctttcttcttctttttcggaCTGAGGTTTCCCTTCTCTAATCGAGTGGTAATTCGACGAAACTCGTCAAAAAGGAGGTTCTGCTTCTCAGACACACTGTTGATGGAACCTCTGAAGCAATCCTCAAAACGAAACCCCGCAGGCCCCTTCCGCTTGCAAAAGTCAAGGCTTGTTCTGAGAATCAGGTGGAGCAGGTGTTCGGCCGAGCGGATGAGTGGTCTTTCTTTGTTGCCTgtccttggccttgtcgcATGCCTTTGTGTCCTTGGCCCATTTATAAGCAACCTGACTCTTGTCTCTTGTCTCAGTCGAGCTTAGCATGTAATAAGAAAACTGATCCAGCGTGCGGCGACAATGCACAGGCTTGGGCGAGCGTAAGTAGCCGTCTAACAGAAGCGATTGATTGCTAACAGGCACGGCATTCCGAAGCAGTTTGGCAGCATCCTTGAACGGGCTACTGGGCGTGGAATAACATGAAGAAGAGACTTGGCTTCTTCTCTTAGCATGCCTTGAAGGCGAAGACTTGGATGCTGCAGCCTCTGAAATTACTTTATCTTGCTGTGAGGTTTTCAATTCACCGGAAGCATTCGAGATGGCGTCGCTGAGATACTTGCGGTACCGGTGACATTCGAAGCCGAAAATGGGTAGCTACCGAGGGTCAGCATGTCTGTTTCTCGCCCAAGACTCGATGGTCCACCAGACTTACAAAAATCACGATGGCATCAGACTCCTTTGACTCGGACACACTAGATTGGCTAGACCCCAATTTGTCAACAGCGGCAACATCTCCAGGACCCAAGGTAAGCGTAATTCCACTTTCTGATGAGCTTCCTCGTCGGACTGCGTTCGGTCTTTCAGTGGACTGCGTCTCTTCAGGGAGTCCATGGGAATGTTTATATCTCTTGGCTTGCGGCATCATGTAACGATCGATCACAGGAGAACCTGGAGTTGTCAGTAAGAGACTTCATGGTACACGTTTGGACAGCCATGACCGAGGGTGCGGGACTTTGAGAGCACTCTGTACAAGAAAAAACTGACCTTGATGGCGCTGACCACCCATGGAACCGTCCTGGATACCTGAACTAATCAATAGGTCCTAGTGAGAATAAGCCAACTGGTTGATCAACGCACAGGCTATGGAAAAACAGGTACGTACATGGACCCATTGCTCCTAGTAGGTATGACAGTCAGCGTTTCTGCGACTTGGAATGTTGTGCAGGGACACTTACATTATTGGCAGGTAAATGCACCCAGCGACACAATGCCTTCTCTCTCGCTAGGCTGTCTGGCCGCGACATGTCCAGCGTACGGGTTACCCCGAGATCCCCGCTGTAGATTACGTCTGTCACAGTTGCAAAGTCCCAATTGAACTTTTCAGACCACTTTGACCCACGGCGTTTCGTTTGCATGAATATCTCCAACAGGAACATGTCAAAGACATCGCATGCCGAGGCCTGTGTCGAGCCAGGCTCGGGATTGGTGACTTTCTCCAACACGTGATTCATCGTTAACGAATTCCCTACGATCAAGTTTTTCCTCAACCGCTTGATCCATGCATTCTCAAGTCCAGTTGCGTAGTGCCAGGGGGAGTTGCCGAGAATATCCTTGTCATCCACTTGCAAGCCCGTGTTAGCCTTCACAAGTAGCTTGATTATCTGGGTGAAGACGGCCTTCTTGGCGTCTTTTTCCTGGACTGCTTGGCGAATGGCCGTCGTCAGAGGGGATCTCCCGTTGTTGTCCTTTTCTGTAAGCGACGCCTTGCCTTTGTAGACAAGATTCCTGACAGCGCTTGAATTGCCTGCTTCCACCGCGAGGTGTAGCGGGGTCAACCCTTTTTGGTCTTTGAGATTGACCGGAAATCGTTCTTTGGAAAGATCTGGAAGACGCGCTCGCAGTACTGTGGATTGTGCGGTGCAGTGCTTGACGAGAATAGATCGCTTAATAATCTCGACCAGAGACTTGaagtcctcatcctcattaCCGTCGAACCTGTTAAGCCGGTGGGATGTTCTGCATCTTCTCTCTAGCAACATCACTGACGGGTGTTTGGGGACAATTGTCTTGTCGGTAGGTAGTTAGTAAGCGTGGTAATAATTGAAGTGAGCTCTGGTAAGGCACTACTGACCCTGTCACCCTCTTTCACTGGGAGGTAGTGCCATGCTAGGCAAATCTGATTTGCCGAGACGGTGCTTGAGAATGTGTTCCACAGATAAGAACCGTCGATCTTTCTGCTGTCTGAGGCCTTGATCAAGCCCAAATCGCCGTTATCACTGCTTCCAAACCAGTCGTCTGTCCAGGTTCTGTTTGATAATTGGCTACGACTGCGCGGGTACAGCTCGAGATCTGAGGAATTGCTAGGAGAAGGCGCATCTATCAGAAGCACGCCAGCAACTAAGCCGAGATGTATACTTGATTTGGCGTCATCCGTCTCCGCCAGTCGAAGTTTGACGACAGCCCGCTGAGCAATAAGCGCGCCAAACCCAAGGCCTATGAAGACGATAGGCACCTCTGCGAACCCAGTTTCACCCGGAGGTCGCAGTTGTGCGAGACGTTCGAGCAGGTCCGCCGCTTTCTCGTCGAGATATTTGAATGGTCCATTGGAGGCGGTCTCTATGTCAGAGTACGTGTAGCACAGAACTCGGGCACGTTGAATCTCTGCTGGCAGCATGTGGGGGTCGGTCAGCCAGTTGACACGTCTTTCTGTCCCACGATCGGAAGATGGCCTATCTGTCGACGGTTTGTTTGGGACTCCAACATCAGTGACGTTTACCGGCCCTTGGTTCGAAGCATCTGGCTTGCTAACCGGCGCATCTTGTGGTTGCTCATCTTGGTCTCGCGGCGAGATCGGACGTTTGGATATCTGTTGACTTTCCAACCTGGTCTCAGCTTCAGCATCATCAGTACCTCCGATGTCTGTCTCCGGAACCGTTGGGAGCCATGATAAGACGGTTGACTGGACCATTTCATATCTCCCTCGCCGTTGACCAGGCGCAGGACTACCATCACTACCCAGTTTGCGGGCTTCATCAAGGCTTGTCTTGAGAATTGATGTCGTGTTCACCGAGCGCCGGGGGTCGTTCTGGTGTCGCTTGAGCTTCTTACGATGAACCCAGGCCGTTTCCAGTGCTTCGCCAATGCCGTGGATTGCAATGATGTCAACGCACGGCATATAATGGTTGCCTGCCGGGTAGGAGACATGAAGTTCCGAGAACGGCTATAGGCGTTAGTAATGCATTTCGCGTCTGATTTAGTCTCAGTTGCTCACCCTAAGAATACTGGTCACAGCATTCCCGGACTCCTGTGTCTTGTTGATGGCGCTGGGATTGGTTTGGTTTGCCTCTCCCTGAGTGGGTGCACCTGGAT from Podospora pseudopauciseta strain CBS 411.78 chromosome 3, whole genome shotgun sequence encodes the following:
- a CDS encoding hypothetical protein (EggNog:ENOG503PN97), with the protein product MLEVAEKLPLSFMASFFALDVDIFPKDEASEETSWPLGQVCGYLFGISASIFTPLVSIAVYVNDLSDAVRKAYRRLVKKKDAQGGGNKAPGVDGQTGLLIINFHRQSPEERLPL
- a CDS encoding hypothetical protein (EggNog:ENOG503PN97), which encodes MTTTGEGPMQNANPLEPGSVDDARPLPANQSIPARIRERLNLQKTPKTPDNPQDPGAPTQGEANQTNPSAINKTQESGNAVTSILRPFSELHVSYPAGNHYMPCVDIIAIHGIGEALETAWVHRKKLKRHQNDPRRSVNTTSILKTSLDEARKLGSDGSPAPGQRRGRYEMVQSTVLSWLPTVPETDIGGTDDAEAETRLESQQISKRPISPRDQDEQPQDAPVSKPDASNQGPVNVTDVGVPNKPSTDRPSSDRGTERRVNWLTDPHMLPAEIQRARVLCYTYSDIETASNGPFKYLDEKAADLLERLAQLRPPGETGFAEVPIVFIGLGFGALIAQRAVVKLRLAETDDAKSSIHLGLVAGVLLIDAPSPSNSSDLELYPRSRSQLSNRTWTDDWFGSSDNGDLGLIKASDSRKIDGSYLWNTFSSTVSANQICLAWHYLPVKEGDRTIVPKHPSVMLLERRCRTSHRLNRFDGNEDEDFKSLVEIIKRSILVKHCTAQSTVLRARLPDLSKERFPVNLKDQKGLTPLHLAVEAGNSSAVRNLVYKGKASLTEKDNNGRSPLTTAIRQAVQEKDAKKAVFTQIIKLLVKANTGLQVDDKDILGNSPWHYATGLENAWIKRLRKNLIVGNSLTMNHVLEKVTNPEPGSTQASACDVFDMFLLEIFMQTKRRGSKWSEKFNWDFATVTDVIYSGDLGVTRTLDMSRPDSLAREKALCRWVHLPANNDGSMGGQRHQGSPVIDRYMMPQAKRYKHSHGLPEETQSTERPNAVRRGSSSESGITLTLGPGDVAAVDKLGSSQSSVSESKESDAIVIFLPIFGFECHRYRKYLSDAISNASGELKTSQQDKVISEAAASKSSPSRHAKRRSQVSSSCYSTPSSPFKDAAKLLRNAVPVSNQSLLLDGYLRSPKPVHCRRTLDQFSYYMLSSTETRDKSQVAYKWAKDTKACDKAKDRQQRKTTHPLGRTPAPPDSQNKP
- the FIP1 gene encoding Cleavage polyadenylation factor subunit fip1 (COG:A; BUSCO:EOG09264OAU; EggNog:ENOG503NYKM), whose protein sequence is MSSSQPPMDIDEDEDFYGDSDQEATPATTTTAQPVATAAAPPAAPKNDSDSDLEEGEEEDEGGEMDEDEDSDIDIITERKDNSQPAPPPQSKYSEIRNIPQRSTTAPEGAPPKQSPSVPREEPRQQQQTELPPVSTSKIDVNAIPIHKPTGKPLTQVNIDEDLPDNDKPWRKPGTDLSDYFNYGFDEFTWALYAQKQEAMRGEYNQDAIAQNNTKMMEEMTKMMMMGGMMPGAGGPGGPGMGVPGGGSQMQGMDGMAPEMQAMMQQMMASGMDPSQMGDMSGMFQGGQQPGGPGGQQGQGGFGQGGFGGNQGQGYGYDQQMGGGRGRGRRGRW